The genome window CAAAGGAGGAATCAGAGCGCGGGTACGACAGGATTCCTTTCACATACAGCTTTTGCGCGATTTCCAGCGTCTTCTGCGGCGAGTACTTGAAGAGCTTGTTGGCCGTCGCCTGAAGGGAAGAGAGATTGAAAAGATACGGCGGCAAAAACTCTTTGCGCTCCGTCTCTACCTCGTGCACCTGTGCCGGCTTGTCTTTGCAAAACGCTGCGATCCGCTCCGCGAGAGCCTGGTCCTTGATTCGCGACTCTCCTTCATTGTGCCAAACGCCTTCGTAGCGCTTTTTGTCCACCTCGAAGGTCGCTTTCACTTCCCAAAAAGGCTCCGGTTTGAAGGAGGCGATTTCCTTTTCCCGCTTGACCACGAGCGCCAAGGTAGGCGTCTGGACACGACCCGCCGAAAAGACGTCGCTGATCCCCTTTTGCTTCAGCAAAATCGTGTAGACGCGGGAGGCATTCATCCCTACCAGCCAGTCGGCACAGGAGCGGCTGTAGGCTTCGTAGTACAGATTCCGTGTCTCGTTCTCGTCAAGCAGCGATTCAAAGCCTGCTGTGACCGCCTTCTCCGTCAAGGATGAGATCCACAGTCGCTTCATCGGCTTGTGGACACCGCACTGCTCCACGATGGTCCGGATGATCAGCTCTCCCTCGCGCCCCGCATCGCCAGCATGGATGATGCCGTTTACGTCCGATCGCTTCAGCAATTGCTTGATGATCGAAAACTGTTTGGCTTTGGAGCGCATGACCTGATGACGAAAGGTATCCGGAATGAGCGGCAATGTCTGGATCGACCACTTTTTCCAAGCGGGATTGTACGCCTCAGGTGGAACCAGCTCACATACGTGCCCGACCGCCCAGGTAAAAAAGGCCCCCTTGGGGAAATGCCGGTTGGGATGCACCTCGAGATAGCCCTGCTGCTTTCTATGTGGAAACGGACTGGCAAGCTTCATCGCCTGGTCCGGTTTTTCTGCAATGACGACCTTCATAGACTTCCTACTCCCTATCTGTTGCGAGTATTTCTGCGATTCCTCGGGAACAAAACATTCGTTCCCTTCCCTATTTTACTATAACCGCAGCTGAATGAAGAGGAAATCATTTCCTCATGGTTCTTTGGCACCAAAGATTTTCCCGCGTGCCAGGACCGCAAGCTCAATCTTTTCCAACGTTCGGCAATAGGCTTCTCCCCTATTCACTGGAGCCGGCGCCTTCTCCTTGGGAATCCGCAGGTAGGACAGGACACTTCGGTCGCGATACCACTCCCGTTCTGCAGGCATCTCGTGCTTCACCTGCTTCCAAGCCTGCCGCAGGGTGGGAGAATACAGCCGCTTGGCACCGGGGACGAGCAGACAGTCCCCTACTCTTCTTTGATAAGGCTTGCCAGGCACGCTTTCCTTGACATCGTGAAAGAGGTGCGGCCAAAAGTCTTTGCGTGAGCCCGTATGAGCCTGCCCGCGCGCCCAGCCGAAAACTGCCTGAAGCAAGAAATCGTCCCGAAACAAGAGAGCGTACAGACGTTTTCCCAGCGAGATCCGCTCGGTTACTGAGGCAAAATGGGAGACCGTCTCCCCGACGAGTCGCAGGGGCTGCCCATCGCCAGCACAGGGAAACAGGATCTGATTGAGAGCCAGCAATTCCTGAATGGCAAAAGGCAAAGTGCCGAGAACGGTCTTTTGGTAGGACTCCTCCTTCATGACCTGCTCCTCCAGATGCTGCTGCTCGTTGATAATCAGCCCCACCGCCAGGAGGTCGCGATCCCCCTCTCTCCAGAACTGATTCCAGAGGGCTTGGGTAAACACGGATACGTGAAAATGGGGCAGAAGGTGAAAAAGGTTGGTCTTCTGACGCACACATTCTTCATACAGTAGCAATTGAGGGTAGGCGTCCTGGAAGATCAGCCAATTTCCCCGCTCGAGAAACAGGAAGTAATCGTTTTGTTCTTTTGGGGAAAGCAGCTTGGGCAGAAGCTCACCTCGAAGATCCGTCATGCTCCAGCCCGCGTTTCTGGAAACCAGATGAGCAAGCAGCGCCCAGTGAATCTCGGTATGCTTCTGGTAATATTCCACATACGCTCGGGTTCTTTCGACGTTGTCTTGATTGCGCAAAAATGTCTGCTCCTTGATGTGCTCCACGATTTTTTGCTCTTTCGCAGGGAGGGAAACTCCTTCGGGCATTTCTTTCTCCCTGGCTATGGCCTGTTTGATTTCTTTGGCAAGGGACAATAGAGGCGGATCGAACATCCATGAGAATCCCACAAAAGCCCCTCCTCTCTCATCACGTCCCCTAGCATCAGGAGGTGAATGGGTTGCGTGAAGTAAGAAGTGAGATTCACCGCATGCAAACGGCCCTTACGCAAAGGCAGGCTCAGGACGGTTCGTGGCGTTTTTGTCTGGAGAGCGGAACGGTGACGGACGCTCACATGATCATCCTATTGCGTACCTTGGGGATTCATGATGAGGAATTGGTGCTTGGACTTGTGAATCGAATTGCAAATCTACAGCAGGCAAATGGAGCTTGGAAGCTGTACCATGACGAGCCAGTCGGCAACCTGTCAGCGACCATCGATTCCTACTATGCCCTGCTGTACTCCGGCTATCTGAAGAAAACGGATCCACGCATGGATGCGGCCCGAAGATTTATAAAGGAAAAGGGGGGAATGACGGACGCAAACATGATGACGAAAATGACGGCCGCCTTGACAGGACAATACCCGTGGCCCAAGCATTTCGTCGTTCCTGTCGAGCTTTCCCTGCTTCCCGCTTCCTTTCCACTCAGCTTCTATGATTTTGTCGGCTATGCGCGAGTGCATCTCGCACCGATGATGATTTTTGCCGATCGCAAGTACGTCCATCCCCGTTCTGCGTCCCCTGACTTGTCCGATTTGTTCGTCGGCACAGCGATCTCTCCCGGTGTCTATCCGCATCGACAGATCGAGCGATTCTCCAAAGATGCACAGAGCTTTCTCGCATCCATCCACGACTATGTCCGATCGCTTCCCTTTCTTTCTTCCCAGCTGCGTGAAGTAGCCTTGCGTCGATTAGAGACGTACATGCTGAAGAGGATTGAGCCAGACGGCACCTTGTACACCTATTCGACCTCCACCTTTTTCATGATCTTCGCCTTGCTGGCACAGGGCTATTCCCAGCAGGATCCTCGCATCCTCCATGCCATGCAGGGGCTGAAGTCCGCCGTGTATCCGACAAGGAATGGTCCTCACCTGCAGCTTGCTACTTCTGCCGTCTGGGATACCGCATTGATCACCTACGCCCTGCAGAGCTCGGGCATGGATACGTCACATCCCAGTCTTCAAAGCGCCCTGAACTACCTGCTCGGAAAGCAGCAAACCACCTATGGCGACTGGAAGCTACGTAATCCTCGAGCGACACCAGGAGGCTGGGGATTTTCGGATCAAAACACCATGAACCCAGACATCGATGACACGACGGCTGCTTTGCGAGCCATTCACCCTGCAGCACAAAAAGAACCAGCCGCCCAAGCTGCATGGAAACGAGGGCTGAACTGGCTGCTGTCCATGCAAAATGACGACGGCGGTTGGCCTGCCTTTGAAAAAAATACGAATTCTCCTGTCATCCGCCAGCTGCCGATCGAGGGCTCTGATACGGTCAGTACAGACCCATCGTCGGCCGACTTGACGGGGCGCACGCTGGAATTTCTCGGCAATTATGCGGGGATGAACCAGTCAGATCCTCAAGTGCAAAGAGCGATCAGCTGGCTGAAAAGAAACCAGCATGCAGATGGTTCCTGGTATGGAAGATGGGGCATCGCATACCTCTATGGCACTTGGGCTGCGCTCACCGGTATGATGGCGACCGGGGTGTCCGCTAGCGATCCAAGCGTCCAAAAAGCCGTAAACTGGCTATTGAAACAGCAAAATCCCGATGGCGGCTGGGGTGAATCTTGCAAAAGCGATGAGCGGCTAGCGTACATTCCTCTCGGTGCAAGCACCCCCTCCCAAACCGCGTGGGCTGTCGATGCACTTGTCGCTGTCTTTTCAGAGCCGAATCCTGCAATCGAGAGAGGCATCGATTACCTTCTCCACACCGGAACCACGCAGGATTGGACGACCGCCTATTCGACAGGTGGCGGGCGTCCGGGTGGCATTTATTTTGCGTACCATAGCTACCGTTGGATCTGGCCGCTCCTTGCGCTCAGCCATTATGAGAGAAAATACGGGCGCCCTCTTCCTTAACGCAGCGTGGAGCGGATCGGCACCTGTTTGCTGATGATGAGCGAATCGACAGGGGTATCAAAAACCGAGGAGCATACGATTTCTTCGGTGTCACCAATCAATACGATCGAGGATTGCGATACACCATCACTTGAGAATTTCCCGATCTCCAGCTTTTGATTATTTACGGTCATCTTCAGTTCCATTGCTGTCTCCCCCTATTTGTGAAATCAGCCATTTATCTGTCAGCCAAGGCTGATCGTTCATCTTATGCCAGCGCCCATCAATAGGTGGCAAAAACAGGTATGAACACCCAATGGTCAATCACATACAATACAAAAAGGATTTCTCCAGAAAGGTGTAGATACCATGCCTGCCATCGTCGGAGTAATCAATATCAACAGCATCAGCGGTGTCTTCAACGTCGGGGATGTCCGAAAGATCTCGCCAACGAGCTACACCAAAACCTTTGCTGGCGGGGGGTCCTTTAATTCAGGCACCACTCTCAATGTGAAAATTCCGCGTAGCGTGATCTACGTCAATGAAATCAAGCCGGACGAATGGCCAGCCTTCGTCGAAGACATACGTGATCCGCGCACCGAGGGACGGGATTCAACTTGAACTTCTTCGTACATCAAAATATCGTCATTCACAACCTCAAGATTGATGGCCTCACCAACTCATCGGTCTTTCAAATTGGGAGTGCCGGCATGATCAAGCCATTATCCCAGTTATACAATACGGGCTGTTTTACAGAGCCGGCACCACCGGCAGGACCGCTGCCCCAAAGGGAGCGATCCGATATGTTCGTTCCTCTCGTCCCCTTGGTAGAGCCCCGCTAAACGAGTGTGATTTTGTCAGATGAAAAGTAAGGATGATTGGTATGTACATGGGTCCCGAAATGATGCAGTACTTTCAGCAGCTCCATGAGTATTTGCATATGCAAAACAAGAATATGGAAGCGATGAGACAGCTGATTGAAAAGCTCAACAAAGACATAGATGAATTGAAAGATAAGCATGTCCCCCGCCCGTGATCAAAAATGAATATAAATTTGATTTGTTAAAAGTCGAGCGACTGGAAGGGACGCTGAATATCGGCCTAAATCCCAATGGGGCCGATGCTGGTATGGGCGAGTATTCCATCAATCAATCGAGGGATGAAAGGCCACAGCCCGATCGCTATGATTCCCCGGCCTTCAAGCGTGTGCAAAAAGAAATCTACGATTATCTCAACCACGATGCGTACCATGCTCTGGAACGAATCGAGGAGGAGGCCGGCTACCCTCTGGACGACAACTACCGTGCCTTCATCATGGATGATATCAAAAAGCAGATCGATCCGCGGATCCACTATTATCTCAAGCAAGCTGAAAGCGAAGGCTGGGAGCCGGAGCATATCGATGCCATTTGTGAGCGCACCATCCAGAAAGTAAAGCGCGACATCAACCGAACCTGCGAAACATTCGTCAAAAATATACCACGCGGGGTGAATGAGAACGGCCATGATTTATAAAGTCATTAATGGTGATGTACATGTAGGCTCTGTGAACATTGTCAATCTTGCTTCGGCTGCATCCTTGTTTATTGGGGATTGCCAATCCGTCATTCTTACTTCCATCAGCGAGACTCCTCCCGAGTCCTATATCGTCGGTGTCGAGCAGCCAGCAGAGACACCTGAGCCTACTCCGTAAACGAAAGGAGCCGTTCGATCGTGTGCAGCAGAACCAGTCACGTTCAATGCTTCACTAACCTTTCCACCGATGCTTCCTCTGTCATCGAGATCGGGGATTCGGAGCATTTGGACGCGAACGCCAACATTCTTGCCGTGCAGCGCGATAAAGCTATTTTTTATGAAACGGAATTTGAATTCAACGATTACACGGCTTTTTCTGAACCGCTTCCCCTTCCCGAAGATTGCGAACCCATCACCATTCAAACGTTTCATGAAAACCCTACGATCCGCGTAGACAAAGTGAACGTCTCCTTTGTTGCCGCTTCTTCCGTCATTCACATCGGATCGAGTGAATGCGTGGAATTGGAAACCCGCGTCAAAAATATTCGGCACCTAGTCCGAGAACGGCGCTAGCCGATGGTGGCGATTGTGAAGGGAGGAGATATCGTTGCCTTCAATCATTGGTGCAGTCAATATCAACAGCAACTCGGGAACCGTCAATTTTGGAGACACGCTCAACATATCTCCAAAAAGCGCAAGCAAGACCTTTTCCGGCTCAGGTGGCGGCAATACGGGGAATCTCGTGAATACCGTCAACGGGGCTAGCTCTACGAATACGCTCGACCCGAGTGTTGTGGATCAACCCATTTTGGGGAATGTTTGATGCAGTGTTAATGGGCTCATTAACACTGTTTTGTTTGAAAAATGGACGTGCTCGGATTTAGAAAACTTGGCAAGCCAAGAAATTCTTATCTGTATAATAAAAAGAGGAGGGCAGCTCCCTCCTCTACAATTTGGCCCGAAAGGTGGTCTTCCTCTCTTTCGGTGTCCCATCCCTCGGCAGATACAGCTCCAGTATTCCGTCTTCGTATTGCGCCTTCATCCCTTTTGCACTTACGGATACCGGCAGCTCGATTAGTCTGTAAAAAGCCCCATAGGCTCGCTCTTGCAAAATACAGGAGCGGTTATGATCAGGCTTTTTGATCATCCCTTTCAACTCCAGCGTCCGCTGCTCCGTCAACGTGACTTCCAGACTATCCCTGGCGAATCCTGGCAATTCACAGCAAAGAATCACCAAATGCTCCGTCTGGAAAATATCCATCGCCGGAAATCCATTGCTATTGCTTCGGCTCACGATCATCGGCTGCTGTTCTTTCGCTTTTTTCTTCTGCTTGGAAACAGCGGGGATGATTTCACCAGCCTGCTGCGTTGCATGCGAAGCCGTAGTGGTCGTCAGATTCGTCAGGTGATCCCAAAAATTGGCATCGAGGATTTGATTCATTTGGGACAGCGCCTTCCAAGGGTGCTCATGATCCAGGCTTAATTTTGAAAGGCTTTCGGAAGCCTTTTGCAGTTGTTTCATTGTCTCCTGCAGGTTTTTCACGCTCACGCCCCCTTTCCTGCGCCGAGGTCAGGAATCCAATGAAGCTCTCCTGCAGTATATGTACGATAGCCCATGGATGGTGCTACATGCCGTTCTGTCCAGAGTCAACACTCTCCACCGGAGTTGGTGGAGCGAGGATATCAGGAGGAGGCATGTCTGGAGAAACAGGTGGCTCGTCCTGACCAGGCTGTCCATTGGTGGGATCGTCAGCGGGCTGGGAAGGCGTCTCATCCGGCTGCTTTGGCCGGTTGGGAACGGATGTCCCTTTTGAAGGGGACGTAGGCGTACGCTCCTGGGCCGGTGGCTTGGATACTTGCTTGGGCTGCGCCTTGATTTCTGCCTGTGCGACTTCCACGACAGGCGCATCGCTGAGTTCTCCCTGAACGATCCCATTAGCCTCTCCCAGCTCTGCCTGTAAACTCGTGCGGACCGCTTCCATCTTCTCTCTCGGCCACAGAGAGTAAGGCGAGCTCCAGACCGCTCCATTATCGAGCGATACCATCTTTTCAGAGGAAATCGTACCGAAGTCCACCGCCAAGCCCTTGATTTGGTCTTTGGATAAATCGGTCCGGATATGCTTGCCTACGGTTTCCAAAATGCCGGTCAAACTGCCTATGCCGTCGACAGAGGCGACTTTTTCTGCGACAGCCTTGATCACCTGCTGTTGTCGTCTATTCCGGTCAAAGTCACTGGAATTGTATGCCGATCCCCGTCTGTCCAGGCGGTGACGCACGAATCCCAGCGCTTGCTCCCCGTTCAGCACCTGTGTCCCTTTTCTTAACTGGCGGTAGACACCTCCCTGCGGCAGCTCGTAGACCAAATCCTTATCGACGTCTACCTGTACTCCTCCCAGCTTATCGATGACCGCGGTAAAGCCCTCGAAGTCGAGCTGGACGTAATGCCCGACCGATACGCCCAACGTATGCTCCAGCGTTTTTTTCAACAAGGTCATTCCGTTTTCCGTTACTGTCTGCCCCTTGCTCTCTGCTGCTTTCTTCATTTCCTCACCCAAGGCAAAGACCTCATTGATTTTGTGATAGCCCGGGTATCCTGGAATTTGCACCCGGGTATCACGAGGCAAGGATACCATCGTCAGCTTTTGCGTCACCGGATTCGCAACGGCAACAACCAGTACATCTGTATTCAACATTCCTATATTTTTTCGCGTATCCAATCCCACGATGACAAAGGAAAGGGACTTCTTTTGCTCATAAGGCTGTTCGACTTTCGGCTGATCGGGGAGCTTGTACGGATCTTCCGTTACGACCTCCAACGTCTTTTCCACTTCACTCAGGGCAAAGCCTGCTCCCACCGCCAGCAGACAAAGAAACAAGCAACTGGCAAGCAGCACAAGCATTTTTTTGCTTCGACGTCCACGCCGCTTTTTTTTGCTCGCCTGGTTTGAAGGAGCTTGTGGTTTTTCCATTTTTGCGGGCATGCTGGTCAACTCCTTTTCTGCGTCGAATTTCTCATATCCATTTTTATTCTCTCAACATTCTGGAAAATCATGTCCCATTTTACCACATTCTCCCGTTCATTTGTAGAATGCTGACGGAAGCTGGCACTCGGAATCCGCTGAACGTTCTTGCACTCCGCAAATGAAACAGGTAGTCTAAACGTAAGGAAACCTCTAGGCGTGGCTTCTTTTGAAGGGAGAACGCATACGTATAGACATGATAAGAACGCAAATGGGAATCGGGGGACATAGAGTGGAACACGTACAGGTGCTGATTGCGGGTGGCGGCATCGGGGGGTTGTCCGCGGCAATTTGGTGCCATCGATTGGGATTATCCTGCCTGCTCGTGGAAAAAGCAGATCAGCTTGGGGGACAATTGCTGCAAATCGGCAATGAAATAGTGGACCTTCCTCCCCGTGTTTATCCCCACGGGAGTGAACTTTTGGAGGAGCTGAAGCGGCATCCAGCCCTCCAAACGCTTGATCCGCGATTAGAAGAAGCCGTCATTTCCATTGATCCTCTCTCGCATATCGTCACCACAACCACGAACCGCTATCATGCCGATTTTGTAATCCTGGCGACGGGAGTGAGCCCGAATCTCATCCCCGCTCTTGCAGGGTGCTCGCGCGTTTTGACCACGGCGTTTTCCACGACGGCCAACGCAGCTTCCGTAGCTGGCCAGGATATCGCTGTCATCGGCGGAGGCGACCGCGCCCTGGAAAGTGCCGCCAATCTGAGCAAATATGCCAACCACGTCGACATCCTCGTTCGCCGTGATCATCTGCGTGCTCGCTCACAATGGTCGGAAAAGCTGGAAAAGCTGTCCAACCTTCGCATCCTCTGGGAAACGGAAATTGCTTCCTACGAACCGCGAGAGGAGCGAGTCCTCCTCACCCTGCACACCAAACGCGCCGGACAGCCGTCGGAGATCACCGTGGATTGGATTTTGCCGCGAATCGGCGTCCATGGGAACAGTGATTCCTTCCCTGCACTCCGAACTTTTGGAGACGGCTATTTACATACGGATGAATACCAAAGAACCAGTCCTAGCTGGATCTACGCACTCGGGGACGTCAGCAATGGCGCTTCCTATGCCAGCTTGTCGCTCGCAGTCGGTCAAGCAATGAAAGCCGTCAAGCATATCTCACAGCAGATTCACCAACCATAAGCGATCGATCGCATTTTAAAAGGAGATCAGGTCATGCACGCGTTTCAAGATGACTTTGGCTTGCCTGTCGAGCTGACTTTCGACCCACTCGAATATGAACAGCATGAGGCTCGCCACGTTCTCATCTTTCCCTTTTGGCAAGGCAAGCTTTTGTTTACCCGACATCGAACGCGGGGGATTGAGCTTCCCGGCGGAAAAATAGAAGCCGGAGAAACCAGCCTGGCTGCTGCCGTCCGCGAAGTGTACGAAGAGACAGGATCGGTTCTGGAAGGGATCGAGCGAATTGGTCAGTACAGGATCGATCACTCCATGGTAAAAGACATTTATGTCGCCCGTGTCCAGCACTATGCCGACATTCCATCTGGCAGCGATGTGGCAGAGACCATCCTCTACGACAAGCCCCCAACGGATGTGAAAGGCAATCCAGCGTTTAGCCGCCTGCTCTATGATGATGTCTACCCGCTGGCGCTTGTCCGCGCATCTGCCCATCGATTCTCAAAAGAATAAAGAGAAACCTAAAAAGCAGGCCCTCCCTGACCAGCCGCTGCCCTCATTGAGAGTTACGCGACGGATCGGGGGGTGCCTGCTAATTTTTTTCCTTCTCCTTCTTGCCCGACAGGATCCGTTTAATCAGATCATCAGGGTCGAAGCCGTATCTCTCCACGGCGCCCTCTTTTCTTTTTTCCTCAGGGGTTTGCGGCTCGATCCCAAGCACCTCGGAGATTTGCCTCCAAGCCTTTGTCTCTTGATCCTTTTGATTTTGCACACCAGCTCCCTCCGTTTGCTGCTGTGCTTGCTTCGGCTTCAGGAAAAAGATAGCCACGATGGCAAACACGAGGGACAATCCCGCAATGGTGCTGAACATGACCGTACGGGAAATACTGAGAAGCCAGGTGAAAATGGGCGGACCGATCGCAACGCCGATGAAACGCACGCCACTATACAGCGACGTGATCATTCCCCGCTCTTGCTTTTGCACAGCTCCCACGATCATGCTGTTCAAGCAGGGCAGGATCAGCCCCGTACCCAAGCTTCCGATGACCAGGATACCGATCAGAGCGTACGCTCCTTTTACAAAGCTGGCCAAAATGTAGGAAGCCCCCAGCATGAACATGCCGATGATCACGAACCAGCGCATGAGCCCCAGCTTTTTCTTGATGATCAATCCCGTTACGTACGCTGTGATGCTCATGACGAGGAGTGGAATGGCGAGAAAGCCCCCTTTGATCACCCCGTCGATCTTATACTTTTCTTCCAGTAAATCGGACAGATAGAACAGGACCCCAAACAGGGTAAACAAGCAAATGCTTCCGATAAAAAAAGCGGGAATGAGCCACTTGCCGTGCTGCTTGAATACCTGTCCGATGGAATGCAAATACTGTCCCACCGGCATCGGCTTTTTCTCCTGCTTCTTTTCTTTGGTCAAAAACAAAAACAGAAGCAAAACGACTGCGCATATGATCGGAAATGCCAGAAACACCATGTACCAGGAAATCAGTGCAAGCAGGGAGCCAAAAATGGGGCTGAGCACTTTTCCCAATCCATTC of Brevibacillus choshinensis contains these proteins:
- the gerPC gene encoding spore germination protein GerPC — protein: MIKNEYKFDLLKVERLEGTLNIGLNPNGADAGMGEYSINQSRDERPQPDRYDSPAFKRVQKEIYDYLNHDAYHALERIEEEAGYPLDDNYRAFIMDDIKKQIDPRIHYYLKQAESEGWEPEHIDAICERTIQKVKRDINRTCETFVKNIPRGVNENGHDL
- a CDS encoding spore germination protein is translated as MPAIVGVININSISGVFNVGDVRKISPTSYTKTFAGGGSFNSGTTLNVKIPRSVIYVNEIKPDEWPAFVEDIRDPRTEGRDST
- a CDS encoding NUDIX domain-containing protein: MHAFQDDFGLPVELTFDPLEYEQHEARHVLIFPFWQGKLLFTRHRTRGIELPGGKIEAGETSLAAAVREVYEETGSVLEGIERIGQYRIDHSMVKDIYVARVQHYADIPSGSDVAETILYDKPPTDVKGNPAFSRLLYDDVYPLALVRASAHRFSKE
- a CDS encoding spore germination protein GerPB yields the protein MNFFVHQNIVIHNLKIDGLTNSSVFQIGSAGMIKPLSQLYNTGCFTEPAPPAGPLPQRERSDMFVPLVPLVEPR
- a CDS encoding spore germination protein GerPE, which encodes MCSRTSHVQCFTNLSTDASSVIEIGDSEHLDANANILAVQRDKAIFYETEFEFNDYTAFSEPLPLPEDCEPITIQTFHENPTIRVDKVNVSFVAASSVIHIGSSECVELETRVKNIRHLVRERR
- the shc gene encoding squalene--hopene cyclase; protein product: MREVRSEIHRMQTALTQRQAQDGSWRFCLESGTVTDAHMIILLRTLGIHDEELVLGLVNRIANLQQANGAWKLYHDEPVGNLSATIDSYYALLYSGYLKKTDPRMDAARRFIKEKGGMTDANMMTKMTAALTGQYPWPKHFVVPVELSLLPASFPLSFYDFVGYARVHLAPMMIFADRKYVHPRSASPDLSDLFVGTAISPGVYPHRQIERFSKDAQSFLASIHDYVRSLPFLSSQLREVALRRLETYMLKRIEPDGTLYTYSTSTFFMIFALLAQGYSQQDPRILHAMQGLKSAVYPTRNGPHLQLATSAVWDTALITYALQSSGMDTSHPSLQSALNYLLGKQQTTYGDWKLRNPRATPGGWGFSDQNTMNPDIDDTTAALRAIHPAAQKEPAAQAAWKRGLNWLLSMQNDDGGWPAFEKNTNSPVIRQLPIEGSDTVSTDPSSADLTGRTLEFLGNYAGMNQSDPQVQRAISWLKRNQHADGSWYGRWGIAYLYGTWAALTGMMATGVSASDPSVQKAVNWLLKQQNPDGGWGESCKSDERLAYIPLGASTPSQTAWAVDALVAVFSEPNPAIERGIDYLLHTGTTQDWTTAYSTGGGRPGGIYFAYHSYRWIWPLLALSHYERKYGRPLP
- a CDS encoding NAD(P)/FAD-dependent oxidoreductase, producing the protein MEHVQVLIAGGGIGGLSAAIWCHRLGLSCLLVEKADQLGGQLLQIGNEIVDLPPRVYPHGSELLEELKRHPALQTLDPRLEEAVISIDPLSHIVTTTTNRYHADFVILATGVSPNLIPALAGCSRVLTTAFSTTANAASVAGQDIAVIGGGDRALESAANLSKYANHVDILVRRDHLRARSQWSEKLEKLSNLRILWETEIASYEPREERVLLTLHTKRAGQPSEITVDWILPRIGVHGNSDSFPALRTFGDGYLHTDEYQRTSPSWIYALGDVSNGASYASLSLAVGQAMKAVKHISQQIHQP
- a CDS encoding LCP family protein codes for the protein MPAKMEKPQAPSNQASKKKRRGRRSKKMLVLLASCLFLCLLAVGAGFALSEVEKTLEVVTEDPYKLPDQPKVEQPYEQKKSLSFVIVGLDTRKNIGMLNTDVLVVAVANPVTQKLTMVSLPRDTRVQIPGYPGYHKINEVFALGEEMKKAAESKGQTVTENGMTLLKKTLEHTLGVSVGHYVQLDFEGFTAVIDKLGGVQVDVDKDLVYELPQGGVYRQLRKGTQVLNGEQALGFVRHRLDRRGSAYNSSDFDRNRRQQQVIKAVAEKVASVDGIGSLTGILETVGKHIRTDLSKDQIKGLAVDFGTISSEKMVSLDNGAVWSSPYSLWPREKMEAVRTSLQAELGEANGIVQGELSDAPVVEVAQAEIKAQPKQVSKPPAQERTPTSPSKGTSVPNRPKQPDETPSQPADDPTNGQPGQDEPPVSPDMPPPDILAPPTPVESVDSGQNGM
- a CDS encoding DUF2515 family protein, whose amino-acid sequence is MGFSWMFDPPLLSLAKEIKQAIAREKEMPEGVSLPAKEQKIVEHIKEQTFLRNQDNVERTRAYVEYYQKHTEIHWALLAHLVSRNAGWSMTDLRGELLPKLLSPKEQNDYFLFLERGNWLIFQDAYPQLLLYEECVRQKTNLFHLLPHFHVSVFTQALWNQFWREGDRDLLAVGLIINEQQHLEEQVMKEESYQKTVLGTLPFAIQELLALNQILFPCAGDGQPLRLVGETVSHFASVTERISLGKRLYALLFRDDFLLQAVFGWARGQAHTGSRKDFWPHLFHDVKESVPGKPYQRRVGDCLLVPGAKRLYSPTLRQAWKQVKHEMPAEREWYRDRSVLSYLRIPKEKAPAPVNRGEAYCRTLEKIELAVLARGKIFGAKEP
- a CDS encoding MFS transporter, whose product is MAQNAKNLIGLTGIPLVMVLGNSMLIPVLPTMKAKMDLTSLQTSFLITAFSIAAGIVIPLAGYLSDRFGRKIVIIFSLVIYGLGGLVAGLAALWWDNPYSIIMIGRVLQGIGAAGTAPIAMALAGDLFNGASESKALGLMETSNGLGKVLSPIFGSLLALISWYMVFLAFPIICAVVLLLFLFLTKEKKQEKKPMPVGQYLHSIGQVFKQHGKWLIPAFFIGSICLFTLFGVLFYLSDLLEEKYKIDGVIKGGFLAIPLLVMSITAYVTGLIIKKKLGLMRWFVIIGMFMLGASYILASFVKGAYALIGILVIGSLGTGLILPCLNSMIVGAVQKQERGMITSLYSGVRFIGVAIGPPIFTWLLSISRTVMFSTIAGLSLVFAIVAIFFLKPKQAQQQTEGAGVQNQKDQETKAWRQISEVLGIEPQTPEEKRKEGAVERYGFDPDDLIKRILSGKKEKEKN
- a CDS encoding spore gernimation protein, giving the protein MIYKVINGDVHVGSVNIVNLASAASLFIGDCQSVILTSISETPPESYIVGVEQPAETPEPTP
- a CDS encoding spore germination protein — protein: MPSIIGAVNINSNSGTVNFGDTLNISPKSASKTFSGSGGGNTGNLVNTVNGASSTNTLDPSVVDQPILGNV
- a CDS encoding Hsp20/alpha crystallin family protein yields the protein MKNLQETMKQLQKASESLSKLSLDHEHPWKALSQMNQILDANFWDHLTNLTTTTASHATQQAGEIIPAVSKQKKKAKEQQPMIVSRSNSNGFPAMDIFQTEHLVILCCELPGFARDSLEVTLTEQRTLELKGMIKKPDHNRSCILQERAYGAFYRLIELPVSVSAKGMKAQYEDGILELYLPRDGTPKERKTTFRAKL